The Blautia luti nucleotide sequence TTCGTTATTCAGGAATCTCTAATACTTTCTGCCAGTTCTTCGCACCATATACTTTCTTTACATCCAGCTTGCCTGACAATACCGGGAAAAACTTCTTCTTGGATGTAAAGATCACTGCATAATCGAATTTCGACATACCAAGAACTCTTCTGAGCTCACGGCTGTAGAAATCTTTCAGCATTTCCGGTACTTCTTTGGAATCGGAATCCATAAACATCTGATGGCATACATATTCCTCATCTGTAGCAGGATAAGAACGTTTCCAGTACAGAACTCTTACTTCCTTCGGAAGAGTATTCAGCTTTTCTTCTGCACTCTCCCTGCCGGAACCGTTTCCGATCAGGGTGACATCCATACGTGAGAAATCCACTTTCTCCAAAAAACTTTCGAATTCTTTTGTACTGTTTGTTTCACCGAACGCACCTGCATAGACAAGCACTTTTACTTTATCTGTTTTATCAGACATTACCTGTTTCTGCTCTTTTTCTTTTCCGAACACAATATCTGTGATCCGCTGGCAGGCTCTGCCGTCATCCTTCGGGCAGAATTTTCGGCGGGTTTCCTGATACTTCTGCTGATATGGTTTCACAGCAGCAGACAGGTCTTTAAAGATTTCTCCTACTTCTTCCAGTGTAGCTGCTGTCGGTCCCGGAAGATTTTCCAGAGAAGCATATACACCTCTGTATTCTTCGAAACTTCCTGCATCCGGAATGTAGAATACAACAGGCTTTCCTGTATTCAGATAATCGAAAAAGATACTTGAATAATCTGAGATCAGCACATCTGTAACAGACAGGATCTCATTGGCATCCATTGTTGCAGGAATAAATTTCACTTTCTCTTCAGCTGGTTCCTGCTCCTGCTCTTTCAGGTAACGGTAAACAGTCTGATGGAGTTTCACCAGTACCTGATATTCCTTTTCATCCACACTCTGCCGGACTTTATGGATCAGCTTGTAAACCTCCTGCAGGTCTGCTTCCGGTTCTTTATACTGAGCCCCTCTCCAGGTCGGTGCATAGAGAATGATCTTCTTATTCTCATCTACATCCACACCGTAAGACTGCATTTTACGGATCATTTCTTCCCGGCTGTTTTCGGTATTCTCGAACAGCTTATCATTTCTCGGGAATCCCTCTTCCAGGATCTGGCCTTCATACAGGTTCTGAAGTTTATAGGACTTCTTATAAGCGGTCTCAGTCATATACGGACCGGAAGAAACCAGATAATCTGCACTCAGAAGATTTCTTGCCGTATTTCCCTGTGAAATGTTTGAACCAGGGATATCAAATCCCATATTCTTCAGCGGAGTTCCATGCCAGGTGTTCAGATAAACCTGTTCTTCCCTTTTCAGGAAATAGCTTGGGAAACTTACATTATTGATCAGATATTTGGTAACTGCAAGCGCTTTACAGTATTCTTTTGTCTTATACTGTACGAATCTTACATTCGGATACTTTTCATACTTCTCAATCTGTAATCTGCTGTCTTCCAGATCATCGATCACCCAGATATGGGTATATTCCTGATATTCTTCCTTTTCCAGAAGATACTGGAAGATCGCGTAGGGACTGTCGATCATTCCGCGGCCGCCAAATGCTTCGTACAGGATAGTTTTATCTTTTACCGGATACTCTTTTACATATTCTCCGTAGCTGGTGCGAAGAGGATATTTCTCCTGGCATTCTAGGATCGCTTCTTTGTTTTTCTCATAGAAAGTTTCAATTCCCATTACACGGTTGAAAAGACGATTCCACTCTTTTACTGCTTTCTGGATGGCGAAATCTTCTGATTTCCAGATTGCATTTCTGGACATTTCTCTTCTCAGTTCTTCATCATGTGCCAGCTTCAGCATAGCCTCTGTGAATTTCTTTGTATCAAATGCTTCCGGAAGAAATCCTGTTTTCTGGTCGTCGATGATCAGATCCATGGCTCCTGTATGAAATGCAATTACAGGAAGTCCGAACTCGAATGCTTCCATGATAACCATCGGCCATCCCTCCCATCTGGATGGAAGAAGGAAGATAGAAGAATTCAGGTAATATTTCTCTGGCTCATTGGTATAACCTACGAAGTTTACACGGTCATCAATGTGGCGTCTTTTGGCATCCGCTATGATCTGGTTCCAAAGATCTCCGGCTCCAATGATATCCAGCTGCCATTCATCATCCTGTTTGCAGAATTCCTCGAAGGATTCCATCATAAGATCCAGACCCTTCGCATATACGAAACGGGTGGCCATGAGAAATCTCTTGGATTTCGGATCGCATTTACGTTCACTGACGAAACTTCTCGGATTGATCTTAACTTCTGTGTCAATATCCAGAAACTTCTTATAATCTCTCTTATCATAATCACTGAGTACAATGTATCTGTCCAGTTTCGGAAGATATTCCTGCAGCAGGCATTCCTGTTTCCAGAATACAACATTGGGAACTTCCAGATATCCTGCATAACAGTTATGCTGCCAGCCGATGGTCTTTGCCTTTAATTCAGGTGCCAGCATTCCCAGTCTCAGACTCAGGGATGCAGTTGTAATGATAATGTCATAATCCTGCTCATTTAAATATTTCACCCATTTTTCCCGTGTCTTTTTCGGGAAAATGGCATCTGCAAGAATATCATTATATTTAGGCTTATTGAACGTACCGTATTTCGCATTTAATTTCCGCACCAGATAACGCCAGCAGAACGCCGGTGTATGATGACGGTTTACAAATTCATTATTATCAATAAAGTCAACCTTGATATCCTCACTCATGTGATACATATTACGGTCTTCTTTAAATCTGTCCTGATATACCATAATAGTGACATCATGTTCTTTTACAAGTTCATTGGCAAGGAGTGTAACAACTCTCTTTGTTCCGCCAAGATCGAATATCTTAGTACACCAAATACATATTTTCATTTATCTTTTTTCTCCTGTCATGACTCTACTTTGTGATGTTAAAGTAATCCAGTACACGCTGGCAGTAATTATCACATACATTGTGTGTTTTCGCCCTTACCTGCGCACGCTGCTCTTTATAATTATCATTTTCATTTTTGATATCCATAATAAAGCTTTCGAAATCCTGCATGTTGTACATATGCTCGCCAGGCATATATTCCAGCGGATCATCGAATACCCAGCCTCTGGATTCTGTATACGCTTCGTAATCATCCAGAGTGAATCCCAGAGGTCTGTCCAGAAGAAGATAATCAATGGCAACAGAAGAATAATCAGAAACCAGTGCATCTGAACAGTTGATGAATTCATACAGCTGCAGTCCGTTATCCGCAAGATCTTTATTCTCCAGATATACGATATTGGTAAGAACGTTCTCACCGAAATCATATGGGATCTGCAGATAATGCTTCTTAATAACGATGAGCATATGATTCTCTTTACAGAAATCATTCAGTTCCAGAAGCTTGTCTGCATCATCAATGATCGGGATATTAAATTCATTGTTCAGAGTTTCTTCGTTCAGACGTACACTGGATGCATGTCTGTATGTGGGCATCCACAGGATCAGTTTTTCACTGTTTGTTTCCTGCAGAAGTTTCTTCTTAAATTCGTCTGCCCTTTCACTGCCTCTGAGCATCATATCATAACGGGGATATCCGAATGACAGAAGCTTCTTGGAAGTACAGCCGAAGAATTCCATTTTCGTCTTGATAAAGATATCTCCAGGAACCAGACAGTAGTCAAAGAATACTTTACGTCCGTTTTTATTTGCTTTATAACCGCAGCCATGCCACAGGTCAATAAAGATCTGATTCTTTCTTGACATTGCGATCCAGTTAAATGCCTGTGTGTAGAAAATGTACTTTGATGTCAGTGCATATTTATATGCCTCTGCCCTTCGGATCGTAGAATCTTTTTTGAAATTCTGGATGAATTTTACATTCTCATACTGATATTCTTTATACTTGGATGGATCATGTACCAGCCATACCATCTCATATTTTTTATTATAACCATTTTCGATGAGATAATCGAACAATGCACGTCCATTATCTGTAAAATCATCATTTGTTTCAAACAGCATTCTGTTTTCTACAAGTGCAGGCGGAAATTTTTTTAGACGTTTGATCTTTCGTTTGTCATATACTCCGTATGTGAAATCTGCCCATGCTTCCCGGAGCATAGCCTTTGTTCCTTTTTGTGCCTTTACTTTCTTGAGCTTTTTAACAGTTTTTCTGGTATTTTTTTTGATAGATTTTTTTATCTTTTTCAGTTTTTTCTTTATTCTTTTTTTCATGGTCACACTCCCCTTAAAACTCTTTTAACTTCTCGCGAAGTAAGGTTGAAGATGTATCTTTCGTATATGGCAGGAATACAAGCTTCGCACCCAGGCTTTCCATTTCTTTTCCGGTCTCCTCCCAGCGTGCGTTTCCTTTCCAGTCATCACCGATATAAATCTCATTGAAGCGTACTTTCTCCCACACTTCTTTCTTATTCAGTGTTTTCGTTACGATCACTTCATCCACATATTTAATGGCGCGGACGATCTCTACTCTTTCATTTAATGGCACAATAGGTCTTTTGTTCTTATATGACTCTACAAGATCATCATCATTTACACCAACGATCAGATAATCGCAGTGTCTCTTCGCATTTTTGATCAGATTCAGATGTCCGATATGAAACATATCAAATGTTCCCTGTGTGTATCCTATTACTTTTTCCATATTTCTCTCCCTGTTTCATGATAATTATTATAATAAATATTCTGCCAGCCTTTTGCAATAGCTTTCTGTTTTATTATGCATCTGCAGGAGCATCTGCGCCCTCTCCTGCATGTAAGTATCTGTTCCCTCTGACAGATGTTTCAGATACTTTATCATATCCTCTGCATTATAAATTTTCTCTCCTGGCATGTATTCCAGCGGATCGTCGAAGACAAATCCCCGCTTCTCTTTATAGATCTCATAATCAGCCAGAACATATCCCAGCGGTCTGTTCAGGAGCAGATAATCCACTGCCACTGATGAATAATCTGAGAGCAGACCATCACAGACTCCTATGAGTTCATACAGCCTGACTTCTTTTCTGTCCAGAAGATCTTCCGATACATACCGGATATTGGTAAATCCCTGTTCTTCCTGATCCCATCCGGTCTGAAGCGGATGTTTCTTTATGATCAGAAGGATCTGTTCTCTGCGCAGATATGCATCGATCTGTTTTAATTCTTCCTCATCCCGGATTCCAGGAAGCTGACAGGGCAGTTCGATCTCATTTTCCGCGCATCCTCCAAGTTCACTTTTGCGGAAGGTCGGCATCCAGATCACTGCCTTCCTGCCCTTCCACCCGAAAAGCCTCTCCAAGATCTCCTCCTGATTCATGGAAGGATGCAGCATCCAGTCATATCTGGGATATCCCATCATCAGCAAATGCCCGGGAGCACAGTTCCACAGTCTGGACTTGGTTTTTACGAACACAGGTCCCGGAACAAGCGCATAGTCAAAATCAGCTCTGCTGTTCTGGTTCTTTCTGGCCTGTTCTGCATCTTTATAACCACAGCCATGCCACAGATTTACCACTGTCTGTCCCTCACATCGATAACGGTTCAGTTCGGCACTGTTATGGGAATAAAAGAAAAAGGAAGCTGTGGCACCATAATAATATGCCAACGGGCTGCTCCAGCCGTATTTATTCTCTGCTGTTACAAACTTTACATTCTTTATCTTTTTATTTCTGAATTTCTTTTTCTGTGAAACCAGCCAGATGATCTCATATTCTTTATTATACCCGTTATCTATCAGATACTGGGAAAAAGCTCCCGGATTATCTGTGTAGTCCATCATTTCCCGGTTCTTAAATACCATTCTGTTTTTTTTCACTTTTCCGAAGCGCCGGGTCATTTTTCCTATGATCTGCATTTCAGCCTTTGTCAGGAAACGGCTGATATAATGCAGGATCATTCCTCCAATGCCCAGCTGCTTTGTATATTTTTTTACTGCATCTTTCGTCATATCTGCCTCCTGTCTTTCTTACCGTTCAAACGTTGATTTCTCAGGCAGGATACATTCGAAAGATTCTTTTATATTCTTTTTTTGCTGCTGGAAGTCGCCTATATTCTCCGTATCATTGATACAGATGATCCTGCACAGCTGTTTTCGCAGTACATTATGGATCTGTTCATCATGAAGTCCAATCGTCAGAAACTTCCCTGTTTTCGGTGACTGTGGCTCATAATTTCCTTCCATGTACTGCCAGTACTTCATCACATACTGATTGACATCAGATGCAGAACGGAACCGTGTCTTGCATACCCTGTCCAGAATTTCTCCCTCTTCTTCCCAGACTTTCTCAAATGTACTCTTCAGAAAAGCACTGGAAATATGAGAATATTTAAAACTGGAAAATTCCCTGTAAGGAAGCATCAGTACATTCCGAAGCACCATGGAACCATATGCCGGATGAAACCATTTTTTCCACTGTCTGCAGATCACTTCCCGCTTGGAATAATGCATATTCACCAGAGCTGCATCATTCATCAGGATGGATGCAAAGGGATTGTTGATATCATCCTGCACCAGGGCAGTTTCAATACAGTAGTCCCTTGGAAGACCTTTTTTGAAAAAATCCTCCGGCTGCATGGCATTTATAATAAATGTATCATCATTAAAGTATACAAACTGTTCGGAAAGCCCTTTAATCCTGTGCAGATTCAGTTCAATGGGGTGACTGCTGAATGTAGGAAGATATTCTTCCGGAATATAATCTTTATGGTTCACTACTGTGAGTTTCGGATTTTCCGTATTCAGCCAGGAAGGTATATGTCCCCATGTTATAAAATAAATATGGTTTACCCACGGAGTAAATTTCTCCACTCCGCGAAACCAGTACTGCAGGTTTTCCCAGTCACGGAATCTGCTGTTCGAAAGATCTCCATCTCTGGTATTCAGATATTCATTTCTCTGCCTGATCCACGCTTCATCAGAACCATCTACCCAGGGCAGTACAAAATCGATCTTATTCATTTCTCTTACCTCTGTCCTGATATAATTCTTTCAGACGTCCAGCTTCTGTTTCTATATTAAAATGAGCCTCTGTCAGTTTCCTTTTTATCTGTGCGGCATCCTCTCTCTCAAGGCTGCTCATCTCTTCTACAGCAGCAGCCCATGTCTGATCCGTTTCCTCAAGTGAAAGACGTCTGATCCTTTCCGGAAAAACAACTGCTTCTTCTGAAACAGCCTTGGACATTACACAGGAAAGCCCGTTTGCCTGCGCCTCGATCAGTGCAAAAGGAACTCCCTCGAAAACAGACGGAAACAGAAAAACATCCATGGCTGATAAATACCTGCGGATACTTTTCTGTCTGCCTGCAAAATACACATTATTCTCAAGTCCTTTTTTCTCTGTCTTATTCTTTATCTGTGTGTACAGACCTTCTTTTGGGCCAACCAGACATAAAACCACATTTCTGTTTTTCTTCACAAACTGCTGCAGGATATCGATCATTCTGTCATGATTTTTCGGAATGTCAAATCTTCCTACATGCCCGATCACAATCTTATCCTCCCAGCCCATTTCCCTGCGAAGCTGCTCTCTGTCTTCAGATGAAAAGCTGAATTTCTCTGCCTGAATGGCATTATTGACCACTGTCACCTTTCCCTTAAGAAAATTCTTCTCTCCGAACATCCATTTTCCTGCCAGTTCACCGCAGGATACCATATCAGTGGCATACCGTGCAATAAAAGGACGGTTAAAACTGTCCATCAGATTACGGATCAGTCCCGGGCAGGAGGAACTGTGGCTGTGGGCGATCACCTTTTTTACCCCCATCTCATGGGCCACACGCAGGGGGACAATGTTTGCCGCTGACAACATGTTTACATGAACCGCCGTATATTCATTCTCCTGCAGGATCTTTCGCAGTTCTTTTATATACCCATGATAATGTTTCTTTACATTGGGTACATAAAAGATCTTTCCGCCCAGCTTCTGAATCTCTTCTTCATATGCAATTTTATCATACATACAGACAAAATCAAACTGTACATCCATATGGATCAGTACCCTGTAGTAATTCATCACGAATGCTTCCAGACCACCGGCCACATTTCCCATTCCTATTTGAAGGATTCTCATTTTGATCATTTCACCTCAGTTTCCGCATCAGGGCGGATATTAATTTCTGGTATCCTGTAACCCTCTTGAGTACTTCCACCACATAGGCAAGAAGCAGAGAAATCAGCAGGAGCACAACAGGAATCAGCCAGAACTCTCTGACTGCAAATACAAACTTTCCAAAATAGTCACGTATGAAAGTGTGAATCAGCCAGATATCCAGTGAATATTTCCCGAAATGCTGAAAAACAGACGATATCCACGGAATTTTAAACAAATATTCCACGCAGAACATAATAACCAGAAACGGTACTGCCATATAATGATATTCCCAGATCACTTTCAGATCCAGTTTCGGGTACAGACAGAATGCAGCCGCCAGACACCCAAAAAGGAGCAGTCCCTTACATAATCTTCCGTTCTTTCTCCCGCTCCCCAGCTCATGAAACCAGGAAAAAAAGTTATATTCCGCACACACCATTCCCGTCACAAAAGCAAGGAAGAAAGAAAATACATCGGCACCTCCCGGGAATCCCATTCCTGTTGCCCTTGGTAATATAACTATGATCCCCAGAACAACTGCCCAGCCCCATTTCTTAATAGCAGTATACCCAATGGGCACAAATATGATAAATAAAACTGCCGCGCTCATATACCACCAGGAGCCGTTTAAAATCTTGGTTCCTGCCAGCTTCGCAAGACCCAGAATATCAATTATGACAGCGACAAACCTCTGCGGAACATTCTCTCCCCAAGATTCAAATCCGCTGCTGGCCAAAAACGCATACAACACATACGCCCCTGCTGCAATAAACCAGTAACCGGACAGAGTTGAAACCAGGTGTGCACCAATCCATCTGGAAGTGCCGGGATTTTTTTCCGACTTATATCTGCTGTAGCCGCACATCAGTCCATATCCTGAAACAAAGGCAAACAGCGCAACGCAGATCTTCATACAGGAGGCAGCTGTCATTACACTGTTTGCAGAAATACCTCTGAAAGCCACATCATATTTTGCAAATTTTGATGCTTTATAAAAGCAGTGATGAAAAACCATCATCATCACTGCAAGCCCCTTTAAAGCCATGGAGTCTTCTTTTTTCAGTCCGTTTTTCATAGGCTCCCCTCTTTATTTCGTCATCATCTCATACTGTTCGGAAATTGTATCAATATCTCCGTATGCGATCAGTTTTCCTTTCTCAAGGATCATGGCCTTGTTACATATTCTCTGCACCTGTGCCAGGGAGTGGGATACAAATAATACCGTTACACCTGAATCAAACATACTCAGGACTTTTTTCTCACTTTTTTTACGGAATTTCGCATCTCCTACAGACAACACCTCATCCAGGATCAGGATTTTCGGAGAGACTACTGTAGCAATGGAAAATCCAAGTCTGGATTTCATACCGGAAGAGTAATTCTTGATAGGCACATCAATAAATTCCTTCAGTTCGGAAAATTTTACGATCTCATCATATTTCTCATCAATAAATGCCTTGGAATATCCAAGCATTGCTCCATATAGATAGATATTCTCTTTTCCGGTATACTGGGGATCAAATCCTGCTCCAAGTTCCAGAAGTGGAACCATTTTGCCGTGTTTCGTAACAGTTCCTTCTGTAGGCTTAAAAACACCTGCGATCACCTTTAAAAGAGTACTTTTTCCTGCACCGTTAAGACCCAGGATTCCAACCCTGTCACCTTTTTCTACTGTAAAACTGACATTCTGTAATGCCCAGAACTCATTATATTTGATTTCTTTTTTGATCGATTTGATGATATAATCCTTCAGGCTGTCTACCTTTTCTTTGCTGAGATTAAATTTCATGCTGACATTGTCAACAACAATCGCTGGTTTGCTCATTTTTTCTCCTTATGTCTTTCTTAGTCAAGCGGATCTCTGCAGTCCGCATTCAGTTAAATATAAAGAATAAAATCATCCTGTTTCTTCTTGAAGCACACTAATCCGATGATGATCGCTGCCACTGAAAAGCCCAGTGCATATAAGAAATATTCTATATTCATAGGTTTTCCAAATACAGCACATCTGAAAATATCAATTGTACAGTATAACGGATTATATTTCAGGATCCATGCCCATCCACTCTTTAACAGTTTCGTCGGATAATAGAAGATCGCGCAGGTATACATTACCAGCATCAGACCTACTGACCACAGATATTCCATATCCCTGAAAAATACACCGATAGTTGCCAGGATCATTCCGAATCCATATGCCAGGCCGAAGATCAAAATCAGCGCAACCGGTGCTTGGATCAGATAAACCGTCGGCTTCACTCCCAGAACCACGCTTACAATTGCAAGCACGATCAGTGAGATCAGAAAGATCACATAGTTAAAAAGTACACTGGACAGAGGATAGAGATATTTCGGCACATACACCTTCTTGATCATCGCCGAGTTCTGCCTGATAGATTTCAGGGCAGCCTTCGTGGACTGTGAGAAAAAGCTGTACAGCAGTCGTCCTGTCAGAATATATACAGGGAAAGTTTTGTCAGTATTTCCGTAAAGGGTACCAAATACAATGGTAAGCACGATCATGGTAAGCAGAGGTTCCAGCATGGACCACACAATTCCCAGATAAGAACGTCTGTATTTCAGCTTGATGCCCTTTTTTACCAGTTCGCCCAGAAGGAACTGGTACTGTCTAAAATTGTCAACGTATTTTTTCATGTTCTCTCCATCGTTTCTATTTTATTTATTTGCTCCTTAACCGGCTTCTCGGATTAACTGCTTAACTCAAGATAAGCCACCTTGTACTGTAGCATATTCTTTGTCCTCTTGCAACCGGTATCCTTATATTTTTTCCTCTGAAGCTGCCAAAAACGCAAAAATGATCCCGGGCTTTGAAAAAGCACCGGGATCATCAGGGATCAGAAAGAACCTCCGGAACCACCATGGGTCTCTCCTGAAGAGCTTGTATGAGTACTGCTTCCTCCGCCTGAAGAATCCTCCTTGGGCTTCGCAGTACGGCTGACCTGATTATACAGGAACATATCCCCGCATCTTGTAAGATTCAGGCTGTTCTTTTTCATATAATCTGCTGCATCCGGCTTCATGCGGACTGTTTTCATCTGGCTGCGCATGGTTCCCGTAATGATCAGTGCCAGAGCCAGACCAATCCCCAGAGAAATCAGGATCCAGACCGGAGACATGGGCTCCTGCGGCATATTTCCTGTATCATATGGTTCCCCGTCCTCTGCCTG carries:
- a CDS encoding Stealth CR1 domain-containing protein, which codes for MNKIDFVLPWVDGSDEAWIRQRNEYLNTRDGDLSNSRFRDWENLQYWFRGVEKFTPWVNHIYFITWGHIPSWLNTENPKLTVVNHKDYIPEEYLPTFSSHPIELNLHRIKGLSEQFVYFNDDTFIINAMQPEDFFKKGLPRDYCIETALVQDDINNPFASILMNDAALVNMHYSKREVICRQWKKWFHPAYGSMVLRNVLMLPYREFSSFKYSHISSAFLKSTFEKVWEEEGEILDRVCKTRFRSASDVNQYVMKYWQYMEGNYEPQSPKTGKFLTIGLHDEQIHNVLRKQLCRIICINDTENIGDFQQQKKNIKESFECILPEKSTFER
- a CDS encoding glycosyltransferase family 1 protein, which encodes MIKMRILQIGMGNVAGGLEAFVMNYYRVLIHMDVQFDFVCMYDKIAYEEEIQKLGGKIFYVPNVKKHYHGYIKELRKILQENEYTAVHVNMLSAANIVPLRVAHEMGVKKVIAHSHSSSCPGLIRNLMDSFNRPFIARYATDMVSCGELAGKWMFGEKNFLKGKVTVVNNAIQAEKFSFSSEDREQLRREMGWEDKIVIGHVGRFDIPKNHDRMIDILQQFVKKNRNVVLCLVGPKEGLYTQIKNKTEKKGLENNVYFAGRQKSIRRYLSAMDVFLFPSVFEGVPFALIEAQANGLSCVMSKAVSEEAVVFPERIRRLSLEETDQTWAAAVEEMSSLEREDAAQIKRKLTEAHFNIETEAGRLKELYQDRGKRNE
- a CDS encoding CDP-glycerol glycerophosphotransferase family protein produces the protein MTKDAVKKYTKQLGIGGMILHYISRFLTKAEMQIIGKMTRRFGKVKKNRMVFKNREMMDYTDNPGAFSQYLIDNGYNKEYEIIWLVSQKKKFRNKKIKNVKFVTAENKYGWSSPLAYYYGATASFFFYSHNSAELNRYRCEGQTVVNLWHGCGYKDAEQARKNQNSRADFDYALVPGPVFVKTKSRLWNCAPGHLLMMGYPRYDWMLHPSMNQEEILERLFGWKGRKAVIWMPTFRKSELGGCAENEIELPCQLPGIRDEEELKQIDAYLRREQILLIIKKHPLQTGWDQEEQGFTNIRYVSEDLLDRKEVRLYELIGVCDGLLSDYSSVAVDYLLLNRPLGYVLADYEIYKEKRGFVFDDPLEYMPGEKIYNAEDMIKYLKHLSEGTDTYMQERAQMLLQMHNKTESYCKRLAEYLL
- a CDS encoding CDP-glycerol glycerophosphotransferase family protein, producing MKKRIKKKLKKIKKSIKKNTRKTVKKLKKVKAQKGTKAMLREAWADFTYGVYDKRKIKRLKKFPPALVENRMLFETNDDFTDNGRALFDYLIENGYNKKYEMVWLVHDPSKYKEYQYENVKFIQNFKKDSTIRRAEAYKYALTSKYIFYTQAFNWIAMSRKNQIFIDLWHGCGYKANKNGRKVFFDYCLVPGDIFIKTKMEFFGCTSKKLLSFGYPRYDMMLRGSERADEFKKKLLQETNSEKLILWMPTYRHASSVRLNEETLNNEFNIPIIDDADKLLELNDFCKENHMLIVIKKHYLQIPYDFGENVLTNIVYLENKDLADNGLQLYEFINCSDALVSDYSSVAIDYLLLDRPLGFTLDDYEAYTESRGWVFDDPLEYMPGEHMYNMQDFESFIMDIKNENDNYKEQRAQVRAKTHNVCDNYCQRVLDYFNITK
- a CDS encoding ABC transporter ATP-binding protein codes for the protein MSKPAIVVDNVSMKFNLSKEKVDSLKDYIIKSIKKEIKYNEFWALQNVSFTVEKGDRVGILGLNGAGKSTLLKVIAGVFKPTEGTVTKHGKMVPLLELGAGFDPQYTGKENIYLYGAMLGYSKAFIDEKYDEIVKFSELKEFIDVPIKNYSSGMKSRLGFSIATVVSPKILILDEVLSVGDAKFRKKSEKKVLSMFDSGVTVLFVSHSLAQVQRICNKAMILEKGKLIAYGDIDTISEQYEMMTK
- a CDS encoding acyltransferase family protein, which gives rise to MKNGLKKEDSMALKGLAVMMMVFHHCFYKASKFAKYDVAFRGISANSVMTAASCMKICVALFAFVSGYGLMCGYSRYKSEKNPGTSRWIGAHLVSTLSGYWFIAAGAYVLYAFLASSGFESWGENVPQRFVAVIIDILGLAKLAGTKILNGSWWYMSAAVLFIIFVPIGYTAIKKWGWAVVLGIIVILPRATGMGFPGGADVFSFFLAFVTGMVCAEYNFFSWFHELGSGRKNGRLCKGLLLFGCLAAAFCLYPKLDLKVIWEYHYMAVPFLVIMFCVEYLFKIPWISSVFQHFGKYSLDIWLIHTFIRDYFGKFVFAVREFWLIPVVLLLISLLLAYVVEVLKRVTGYQKLISALMRKLR
- a CDS encoding ABC transporter permease, whose translation is MKKYVDNFRQYQFLLGELVKKGIKLKYRRSYLGIVWSMLEPLLTMIVLTIVFGTLYGNTDKTFPVYILTGRLLYSFFSQSTKAALKSIRQNSAMIKKVYVPKYLYPLSSVLFNYVIFLISLIVLAIVSVVLGVKPTVYLIQAPVALILIFGLAYGFGMILATIGVFFRDMEYLWSVGLMLVMYTCAIFYYPTKLLKSGWAWILKYNPLYCTIDIFRCAVFGKPMNIEYFLYALGFSVAAIIIGLVCFKKKQDDFILYI
- a CDS encoding CDP-glycerol glycerophosphotransferase family protein; amino-acid sequence: MKICIWCTKIFDLGGTKRVVTLLANELVKEHDVTIMVYQDRFKEDRNMYHMSEDIKVDFIDNNEFVNRHHTPAFCWRYLVRKLNAKYGTFNKPKYNDILADAIFPKKTREKWVKYLNEQDYDIIITTASLSLRLGMLAPELKAKTIGWQHNCYAGYLEVPNVVFWKQECLLQEYLPKLDRYIVLSDYDKRDYKKFLDIDTEVKINPRSFVSERKCDPKSKRFLMATRFVYAKGLDLMMESFEEFCKQDDEWQLDIIGAGDLWNQIIADAKRRHIDDRVNFVGYTNEPEKYYLNSSIFLLPSRWEGWPMVIMEAFEFGLPVIAFHTGAMDLIIDDQKTGFLPEAFDTKKFTEAMLKLAHDEELRREMSRNAIWKSEDFAIQKAVKEWNRLFNRVMGIETFYEKNKEAILECQEKYPLRTSYGEYVKEYPVKDKTILYEAFGGRGMIDSPYAIFQYLLEKEEYQEYTHIWVIDDLEDSRLQIEKYEKYPNVRFVQYKTKEYCKALAVTKYLINNVSFPSYFLKREEQVYLNTWHGTPLKNMGFDIPGSNISQGNTARNLLSADYLVSSGPYMTETAYKKSYKLQNLYEGQILEEGFPRNDKLFENTENSREEMIRKMQSYGVDVDENKKIILYAPTWRGAQYKEPEADLQEVYKLIHKVRQSVDEKEYQVLVKLHQTVYRYLKEQEQEPAEEKVKFIPATMDANEILSVTDVLISDYSSIFFDYLNTGKPVVFYIPDAGSFEEYRGVYASLENLPGPTAATLEEVGEIFKDLSAAVKPYQQKYQETRRKFCPKDDGRACQRITDIVFGKEKEQKQVMSDKTDKVKVLVYAGAFGETNSTKEFESFLEKVDFSRMDVTLIGNGSGRESAEEKLNTLPKEVRVLYWKRSYPATDEEYVCHQMFMDSDSKEVPEMLKDFYSRELRRVLGMSKFDYAVIFTSKKKFFPVLSGKLDVKKVYGAKNWQKVLEIPE
- a CDS encoding adenylyltransferase/cytidyltransferase family protein, translated to MEKVIGYTQGTFDMFHIGHLNLIKNAKRHCDYLIVGVNDDDLVESYKNKRPIVPLNERVEIVRAIKYVDEVIVTKTLNKKEVWEKVRFNEIYIGDDWKGNARWEETGKEMESLGAKLVFLPYTKDTSSTLLREKLKEF